A genome region from Lucilia cuprina isolate Lc7/37 chromosome 3, ASM2204524v1, whole genome shotgun sequence includes the following:
- the LOC111677743 gene encoding tRNA (cytosine(38)-C(5))-methyltransferase, whose product MELKILELFSGIGGMHFAFKYSKLNGQVMAAMDINTVANEVYAFNHQETCLMNNNLQKLSVKLLEKLQINCILMSPPCQPHTRVGQKRDIEDKRSDALNHICELLPLCQGVQYILMENVKGFEESQARNMYINALEKSNFYYREFILSPTQIGVPNTRHRYYCVARKLQDFSLPTDKLCLEMPMENEQLNENINLSTILIEEDKIPAEFYLDEKVLKRRVWLMDIVTNTASNTMCFTKAYTHYSEGTGSIYCPLSLKEMQSIFSRLKDIEEMKNLGVEEEKEHSTLLFSLKLRYFTPREVARLMSFPETFDFPDKTTNRQRYRLLGNSINVKVVGELIKFMCL is encoded by the exons ATGGAACTTAAAATTCTTGAATTATTTAGCGGCATTGGAGGCATGCACTTTGCATTTAAat attctAAACTAAATGGTCAAGTTATGGCTGCCATGGACATCAACACCGTTGCAAATGAAGTGTATGCTTTTAATCACCAGGAAACTTGTTTAATGAACAATAATCTACAAAAGTTAAGTGTGAAACTTTTGGAAAAATTGCAAATTAACTGCATACTTATGTCGCCTCCTTGTCAACCGCATACACGTGTTGGCCAAAAACGTGATATCGAAGATAAACGTTCGGATGCTTTAAATCATATCTGTGAACTGTTGCCTTTGTGTCAAGGAGTGCAAtacattttaatggaaaatgtcAAGGGATTTGAAGAATCTCAGgcaagaaatatgtatataaacgcCTTAgagaaatcaaatttttattatagagAATTTATATTGAGTCCTACACAAATCGGTGTACCCAACACCAGACATCGTTATTATTGTGTGGCAAGGAAATTACAAGATTTTTCTCTTCCAACTGATAAATTATGTCTGGAAATGCCTATGGAAAACGAGcaattgaatgaaaatattaatttatctaCCATATTAATTGAAGAAGATAAAATTCCAGCAGAATTTTATTTGGATGAAAAAGTCTTAAAACGTAGAGTATGGTTAATGGATATTGTAACAAATACAGCCTCAAATACCATGTGTTTTACAAAAGCTTATACTCATTATAGTGAGGGAACAGGCTCAATTTATTGCCCCTTAAGCTTGAAAGAAATGCAAAGTATATTTTCTCGCTTGAAGGATATAGAAGAAATGAAAAATCTTGGTGTTGAGGAAGAGAAGGAACATTCAActttgttatttagtttaaagCTACGTTATTTTACTCCTCGAGAAGTTGCGCGCTTGATGAGCTTTccagaaacttttgattttccGGATAAAACCACAAATCGTCAACGATATCGTTTATTGGGCAATAGCATTAATGTTAAAGTCGTGGGAGAATTAATAAAGTTtatgtgtttataa
- the LOC111677741 gene encoding uncharacterized protein LOC111677741 codes for MELKILELFSSIGDMHFAFKCKRLKEIKFYYGEFLLSATQIGVPNTGHRKCTVRKLQIFLF; via the exons ATGGAACTTAAAATTCTTGAATTATTTAGCAGCATTGGAGACATGCACTTTGCATTTAAAT gtaaacgtCTTAaggaaatcaaattttattatggGGAATTTTTATTGAGTGCCACACAAATCGGTGTACCCAATACCGGGCATCGGAAATGTacggttagaaaattacaaatttttctattctaG